From one Parvularculales bacterium genomic stretch:
- a CDS encoding F0F1 ATP synthase subunit gamma has translation MPSLKELRNRIGSVAATRKITRAMQMVAVSKLRRAQEAAEAARPYAERMERVMTNLAYAMEGRDDGHPLMVGTGREDVHLLLVATADRGLCGGFNSSIARKARDHARSLMEQGRTIKIICIGKKGRDALKREMGGKIVDTVDFSTVKNIGFSEAKGIADRVLAMFEAGEFDVCTLFYSRFRSVIAQEPMARQIIPAAITGEDGEDSENEVSTALPPDGAAVDYEPDEEEILHALLPRNVAVQIFRALLENAASEQGARMTAMDNATRNAGEMIDKLTITYNRTRQAMITRELIEIISGAEAL, from the coding sequence ATGCCAAGCCTCAAGGAACTGAGGAATCGCATTGGTAGCGTTGCTGCAACACGCAAAATTACACGTGCCATGCAGATGGTAGCGGTTTCTAAACTGCGCCGTGCTCAAGAGGCGGCTGAGGCGGCACGCCCTTATGCGGAACGTATGGAGCGGGTTATGACGAACCTCGCTTATGCTATGGAAGGTCGTGACGACGGTCACCCACTGATGGTTGGAACGGGCCGTGAGGATGTTCATCTGTTATTGGTAGCTACTGCTGATAGGGGGTTGTGTGGGGGGTTTAACAGTTCCATTGCGCGCAAGGCACGGGACCATGCCCGTTCTCTTATGGAGCAGGGGCGAACGATTAAAATTATCTGTATAGGTAAAAAGGGACGCGATGCGCTTAAGCGTGAGATGGGTGGGAAGATTGTGGATACGGTTGATTTTTCCACTGTCAAAAATATTGGCTTTTCCGAAGCTAAGGGTATTGCGGATCGTGTGCTGGCCATGTTTGAAGCGGGCGAGTTTGACGTTTGTACGCTGTTTTATTCGCGATTTCGTTCGGTCATTGCTCAGGAGCCTATGGCGCGGCAGATTATTCCGGCTGCCATCACGGGTGAGGATGGTGAAGACAGTGAAAATGAGGTTAGCACGGCTCTGCCTCCGGATGGAGCGGCAGTTGATTATGAGCCGGATGAAGAAGAAATCCTCCACGCTCTTTTGCCACGTAATGTAGCGGTGCAGATATTCCGTGCACTTTTGGAAAATGCTGCCAGTGAGCAAGGAGCGCGTATGACGGCTATGGATAATGCCACTCGCAACGCCGGTGAGATGATTGATAAGCTGACCATTACTTATAACCGCACCCGTCAGGCAATGATTACACGTGAATTGATAGAAATCATCTCCGGCGCAGAAGCGTTGTGA
- the atpA gene encoding F0F1 ATP synthase subunit alpha — MDIRAAEISAILKEQIRNFSNEAEVSEVGQVLSVGDGIARVYGLDNAQAGEMVAFANGVRGMALNLEEDNVGVVIFGSDREIGEGDTVKRTGDIVEVPVGKALLGRVVDPLGNPIDGKGPIETEERRRVDVKAPGILPRKSVHEPMQTGLKAVDALIPIGRGQRELIIGDRQTGKTAIAIDAILNQKEAHEGGDESAKLYCIYVAIGQKRSSVARIVRTLEENDALKYSIVVAATASEPAPLQFLAPFAGCTMGEYFRDNGMHSLLIYDDLSKQAVAYRQMSLLLRRPPGREAYPGDVFYLHSRLLERAAKMNEDNGAGSMTALPIIETQANDVSAYIPTNVISITDGQIFLETDLFYQGVRPALNVGLSVSRVGSAAQIKAMKQVAGQIKGELAQYRDMAAFAQFGSDLDAATQQLLARGERLTELLKQAQFSPLSVEEQVVVIFAGVNGFLDPLAVADIRRFEEELLRYIHDKNESLLETIASEKELSDATTSSLREAVQTFARAFA, encoded by the coding sequence ATGGATATTCGTGCAGCGGAGATTTCCGCTATTCTCAAAGAACAAATTCGTAATTTCAGCAATGAGGCTGAGGTATCGGAAGTAGGACAGGTTTTGTCCGTTGGTGATGGTATCGCCAGAGTATATGGTCTGGATAATGCGCAGGCCGGTGAGATGGTGGCTTTTGCCAATGGTGTCAGGGGCATGGCTCTGAACCTTGAAGAGGACAATGTCGGTGTCGTTATTTTTGGCTCTGACAGGGAAATCGGAGAGGGTGATACGGTCAAGCGTACCGGGGACATTGTTGAGGTTCCCGTTGGCAAGGCGTTGTTGGGGCGGGTGGTAGACCCTCTTGGTAATCCTATAGACGGCAAGGGGCCGATTGAGACGGAGGAGCGTCGCCGGGTTGATGTTAAGGCACCGGGTATTTTGCCGCGTAAGTCGGTGCATGAGCCGATGCAGACAGGGTTGAAGGCAGTGGATGCTCTTATTCCGATTGGTCGTGGTCAGCGCGAACTGATTATTGGTGACCGCCAGACCGGAAAAACTGCTATCGCCATTGATGCCATCCTCAACCAAAAAGAAGCTCATGAAGGTGGTGACGAAAGCGCCAAACTTTATTGTATTTATGTAGCGATAGGTCAGAAGCGTTCATCGGTGGCGCGGATTGTGCGCACGCTGGAAGAAAATGATGCCTTGAAATACTCTATTGTGGTAGCTGCAACCGCCTCCGAGCCGGCACCGTTGCAGTTTTTGGCTCCCTTTGCTGGGTGTACTATGGGCGAATACTTTCGCGACAATGGCATGCACAGTCTTTTGATTTATGATGATTTGTCCAAACAGGCGGTGGCCTATCGTCAGATGTCTTTGTTGTTGCGTCGTCCACCGGGACGTGAAGCCTATCCGGGTGACGTGTTTTACCTGCATTCACGCCTCCTTGAACGTGCCGCCAAGATGAACGAAGACAATGGCGCAGGCTCTATGACGGCCCTGCCCATTATTGAAACCCAGGCCAATGACGTCTCCGCTTATATTCCCACCAATGTGATTTCCATCACTGATGGGCAGATATTTTTGGAGACGGATTTGTTTTATCAGGGTGTGCGTCCGGCGCTTAATGTGGGGCTGTCGGTGTCTCGTGTGGGCTCGGCGGCTCAAATTAAGGCCATGAAACAGGTGGCAGGGCAAATCAAGGGTGAACTGGCTCAATATCGCGATATGGCTGCTTTTGCTCAGTTCGGGTCAGACCTTGATGCAGCCACTCAGCAATTATTGGCACGTGGCGAGCGCTTGACGGAACTCCTCAAACAAGCGCAATTCTCGCCATTGTCTGTGGAAGAGCAAGTGGTAGTGATTTTTGCCGGTGTTAATGGCTTTCTTGACCCGTTGGCAGTGGCTGATATTAGACGCTTTGAGGAAGAACTGTTGCGCTATATACACGACAAAAACGAATCTTTGCTTGAGACGATTGCCTCGGAGAAAGAATTGTCCGATGCCACAACCTCCTCCCTCAGGGAAGCCGTTCAGACCTTCGCCAGGGCATTCGCCTAA
- a CDS encoding F0F1 ATP synthase subunit delta, whose product MDTVDTMVSGGAGGTSSALAGVAGRYATALFELAREDKALDEINTAMERLANLLEESPDLRRLVRSPVLTAMEKWQALSALLARANIEGVVVGFAGLLARKRRLSALERIITAWRFLLARHNGEVTAEVTSAKALTQTQLDVLMEVLKETVGAQVRVVLRVDEALLAGLVVRIGSRMVDLSLAMKLDRLKTAMLKTAMKEVG is encoded by the coding sequence ATGGACACAGTAGATACAATGGTTTCGGGCGGGGCCGGGGGCACATCGTCTGCGTTGGCGGGTGTTGCGGGCCGTTATGCAACGGCTCTCTTTGAGTTGGCCCGTGAAGATAAAGCGTTAGATGAAATCAATACGGCCATGGAGCGGTTGGCAAATCTGCTTGAGGAGAGTCCTGATTTACGTCGGTTGGTACGTTCGCCTGTATTGACGGCTATGGAGAAGTGGCAGGCGCTTTCGGCTTTGTTGGCGCGGGCAAATATTGAGGGCGTTGTTGTGGGTTTTGCAGGGCTTTTGGCACGCAAGCGGAGGTTGTCTGCTCTTGAGCGTATTATTACGGCGTGGCGGTTTTTGCTGGCGCGCCATAATGGAGAAGTAACCGCTGAAGTGACAAGTGCTAAGGCCTTAACACAGACACAACTGGATGTTTTAATGGAAGTCTTAAAAGAAACTGTTGGAGCACAGGTGCGGGTTGTATTGCGGGTCGACGAGGCTCTTCTGGCGGGGCTTGTTGTGAGGATCGGCAGCCGAATGGTTGATTTGTCTCTGGCGATGAAATTAGACCGGTTGAAAACCGCCATGTTGAAAACTGCCATGAAAGAGGTTGGTTGA
- a CDS encoding ankyrin repeat domain-containing protein translates to MFGGSNYPNTGSAGFLLANGADIEDRAEDGSTPLHWAAWFSSASAVVKLLLDHGADIEARNGWGSTPLHRAAENSETSAVVELLLDHGADGAVQNKSGDTPFDLIRKNEVLKDTRAYWRLTEAQYR, encoded by the coding sequence GTGTTTGGCGGCAGTAATTACCCAAACACCGGCAGTGCTGGATTTTTACTGGCCAATGGAGCCGATATAGAAGATCGTGCCGAGGATGGGTCCACGCCCCTGCATTGGGCGGCGTGGTTTAGTAGCGCATCAGCGGTGGTGAAACTGCTACTGGACCATGGAGCTGATATAGAGGCCCGTAATGGATGGGGCTCTACACCCTTGCATCGGGCAGCGGAGAATAGCGAAACATCGGCGGTAGTTGAACTATTGCTGGATCATGGGGCCGATGGCGCGGTGCAAAACAAATCGGGAGATACACCTTTTGACCTTATTCGGAAGAATGAGGTCCTTAAGGACACCAGAGCCTATTGGCGGCTTACCGAGGCTCAATACCGGTAA
- a CDS encoding ankyrin repeat domain-containing protein produces MRTKASVFLGCLFLFSILVYLFQVQDDQGNVFLNAEFWQMATAADVESALKGGANINARDEEGVTPLCLAAVITQTPAVLDFYWPMEPI; encoded by the coding sequence ATGAGAACAAAAGCGAGTGTCTTTCTGGGGTGTCTGTTTTTATTTTCCATCTTGGTATATCTCTTTCAGGTGCAAGATGATCAAGGTAATGTGTTTTTGAATGCGGAGTTTTGGCAGATGGCCACGGCGGCGGATGTAGAGTCCGCTCTCAAAGGTGGAGCGAATATTAACGCCCGCGATGAGGAGGGGGTCACGCCTCTGTGTTTGGCGGCAGTAATTACCCAAACACCGGCAGTGCTGGATTTTTACTGGCCAATGGAGCCGATATAG
- a CDS encoding alanyl-tRNA editing protein, with protein sequence MIMENENRTVRLFEDDAYLQSFEGEIVDVRGNEIALNQTCFYPGGGGQKGDTGRFLINGQSVVVADTFSDQSHPLKIWHRCEDADLAVQPGVSVGGEIDWDRRYAHMKMHTCLHLLCSLLPVRVTGCGISAEKARLDLDMPESTINKAEVTELLNKLIAADSPVRQFRITENVEKTIEEFVRTAAVTPPVIDGGISMVEVEGVDLQPCGGTHVSRLSEIGDVTCRKIEKKSRHNRRFTIAFS encoded by the coding sequence ATGATAATGGAAAATGAAAACAGAACGGTACGGTTGTTTGAGGATGATGCTTATCTTCAATCTTTTGAAGGTGAAATTGTTGATGTGCGGGGAAACGAAATCGCATTGAATCAAACATGTTTTTATCCGGGGGGAGGAGGACAAAAGGGCGATACCGGGCGGTTTTTGATCAATGGGCAGTCTGTCGTTGTTGCCGACACTTTCTCTGATCAAAGCCACCCTTTAAAGATTTGGCATCGCTGTGAAGACGCCGACCTTGCCGTCCAACCCGGAGTGTCAGTGGGGGGTGAGATTGACTGGGATCGAAGATATGCACATATGAAGATGCACACCTGTTTGCATTTATTATGCAGCCTGCTTCCTGTCAGGGTAACCGGATGCGGCATCAGCGCAGAAAAGGCACGGCTTGATCTGGATATGCCGGAATCCACCATTAACAAAGCTGAAGTAACGGAATTGCTCAACAAACTTATTGCTGCAGATTCTCCGGTGCGGCAGTTTCGAATTACCGAAAACGTTGAAAAGACAATTGAAGAATTTGTACGTACGGCAGCGGTTACCCCTCCGGTGATTGATGGCGGCATCAGCATGGTTGAGGTTGAGGGTGTTGACCTCCAGCCCTGTGGGGGGACGCATGTATCTCGACTATCTGAGATAGGTGACGTGACGTGCAGAAAAATAGAAAAAAAAAGCCGTCACAATCGGCGATTTACTATAGCGTTTTCTTGA
- a CDS encoding primosomal protein N', with product MMPDAPNYISDSIPDPIKGGGCVRVLPAVAGPGARGLYDYLSSEVLAPGDIVRVPWGMRREVVGVVWTLGAGGEVAAHRLKDVAARPDAPPLTEATRRFVDWVAAYTLAMPGAVLRLVLNTPAALEGQRGDWAYALRETNTDISSIKMTPARRRVLEVLQEGPLSASALAQAAGVSLTVIRGLVSHDVIHRVMIEEAPLPIPDPDHSGVDLSHQQQEAVDVLRCRVLADGFSATVLDGVTGSGKTEVYFEAVATALREGRQGLVLVPEIALTSQFMERFEARFGCAPLCWHSGLGINERRRIWRAVACGEARFVVGARSALFLPWLDLGLIVVDEEHDAAFKQEDGVIYQARDMAVARASLDGFAIVLSSATPSLETLVNSNRGRYGRVILGHRHGGAPPPHIDLVDMRLDPPPSGRWLAPALMEGLEKALASDRQAMVFLNRRGYAPLMLCRKCGYRLVCPDCDAWLVTHRQGSKLQCHHCGHRLRVPDVCPECDAADSLVACGPGVERVAEELTALMPEARLLVMSSDHLRGASAHREALEKITNGEVDIIVGTQLVAKGHHFPRLVFVGVADADLGLANGDLRAAERTYQMLHQVAGRGGREDKPGWALLQTWMPSHPVMEALAAGERENFIRAEWEAREHAALPPFGRLVALVVSGRDEAAVANFAQTLTDTAPQAQGVRVLGPAPAPMAWLRGRHRYRLLVKADLHVKVQAYVQDWFALAKAPSSVRVVVDVDPWSFF from the coding sequence ATGATGCCAGATGCTCCCAATTATATCTCTGATTCTATCCCTGATCCCATAAAGGGCGGTGGGTGTGTGCGGGTTCTGCCTGCTGTGGCCGGGCCGGGTGCACGGGGGCTTTATGATTACTTATCGTCTGAAGTCTTAGCACCGGGGGATATTGTGCGGGTTCCATGGGGGATGCGGCGGGAAGTGGTGGGAGTGGTCTGGACCTTGGGGGCCGGTGGCGAGGTTGCCGCCCACCGCTTGAAAGATGTAGCTGCACGGCCGGATGCACCACCCTTAACGGAGGCCACGCGCCGGTTTGTCGATTGGGTAGCCGCCTATACCCTTGCGATGCCGGGTGCGGTCTTGCGCTTGGTGCTTAATACACCTGCCGCTCTTGAAGGGCAGAGGGGGGATTGGGCTTATGCGTTGCGTGAGACAAATACTGATATTTCATCAATAAAGATGACTCCTGCCCGCCGCCGAGTGTTGGAGGTTTTACAAGAAGGACCCTTATCAGCGTCGGCGCTGGCGCAAGCGGCAGGAGTGTCCCTTACGGTAATACGGGGGCTTGTATCACATGACGTTATACATCGTGTGATGATAGAAGAAGCGCCTTTACCGATACCGGACCCTGACCATAGCGGCGTGGATTTATCTCATCAGCAACAAGAGGCGGTTGATGTTTTGCGCTGCAGAGTGTTAGCGGATGGGTTCAGCGCTACGGTGTTGGATGGTGTGACGGGATCCGGCAAGACGGAAGTTTATTTTGAGGCGGTAGCGACTGCATTGCGAGAGGGGCGGCAGGGGTTGGTTTTGGTTCCTGAAATTGCTCTGACATCTCAGTTTATGGAACGCTTTGAGGCGCGTTTTGGATGTGCGCCTTTGTGCTGGCATTCGGGTCTGGGTATAAACGAACGGCGGCGGATTTGGCGTGCAGTTGCCTGTGGTGAGGCGCGTTTTGTGGTGGGGGCTCGCTCGGCGTTGTTTTTACCGTGGCTTGATCTGGGTTTGATTGTGGTAGATGAAGAGCATGATGCCGCTTTCAAACAAGAGGATGGCGTCATCTATCAGGCGCGGGATATGGCGGTGGCACGCGCCTCGTTGGATGGGTTTGCCATCGTGTTGAGTTCGGCAACACCTTCGTTGGAAACATTGGTAAACAGTAATCGAGGCCGCTATGGACGTGTGATTTTAGGCCATCGCCATGGGGGGGCTCCCCCACCTCATATTGACCTTGTTGACATGCGCCTTGATCCTCCACCGTCCGGGCGATGGCTGGCTCCTGCCTTGATGGAGGGGCTTGAGAAGGCTCTGGCCTCAGACCGGCAGGCTATGGTGTTTCTTAACCGGCGGGGGTATGCGCCTCTTATGTTGTGCCGGAAGTGCGGGTATCGCTTAGTCTGTCCCGATTGTGATGCCTGGCTTGTTACTCACAGACAAGGTTCAAAACTCCAATGTCATCATTGTGGTCACCGTTTAAGAGTACCTGATGTGTGCCCTGAGTGTGATGCTGCAGATAGTCTTGTGGCGTGCGGTCCGGGGGTGGAGCGGGTTGCTGAAGAATTGACGGCACTCATGCCGGAGGCACGACTTTTGGTGATGTCGTCAGATCATCTGCGTGGAGCGTCCGCCCATCGGGAGGCTCTTGAAAAAATCACCAACGGCGAGGTGGACATTATCGTTGGCACTCAGTTGGTAGCCAAGGGGCATCATTTTCCGCGTCTGGTTTTTGTTGGCGTTGCGGATGCCGATCTGGGCCTTGCTAACGGAGATTTGCGGGCTGCTGAACGGACCTATCAGATGTTGCATCAGGTAGCGGGACGTGGGGGTCGTGAGGATAAACCGGGTTGGGCGTTGTTACAGACGTGGATGCCGTCGCATCCGGTTATGGAGGCATTGGCGGCGGGAGAGCGCGAGAATTTTATTCGTGCCGAATGGGAGGCGCGGGAGCACGCCGCTTTGCCGCCTTTCGGACGCTTAGTGGCTCTTGTGGTGTCCGGGCGTGATGAGGCTGCGGTGGCAAATTTTGCGCAGACCTTGACGGATACGGCCCCTCAGGCTCAGGGAGTCCGCGTGCTGGGTCCTGCTCCGGCCCCTATGGCGTGGCTGCGGGGGCGACATAGATATCGTCTGCTGGTAAAGGCCGACCTACATGTCAAAGTGCAAGCTTATGTGCAGGATTGGTTTGCTCTGGCGAAGGCACCATCCTCTGTGCGGGTGGTGGTGGATGTTGATCCATGGAGTTTCTTTTAA
- the fsa gene encoding fructose-6-phosphate aldolase translates to MQFFVDTADVATIRDLAETGMVDGVTTNPSLVAKAGGDFFATLADICAAIDGPVSAEVTATDTETMVAEGHKLAKVAENIAIKVPLTWEGLKACRTLADDGHMVNVTLCFSVAQALLAAKAGASFISPFIGRLDDTGQNGMALIGDIRAIYDNYPALKTEILAASIRHTDHVREVALAGADIATLPPEVLRTLAHHPLTDKGLAIFLDDWKKTGQTIL, encoded by the coding sequence ATGCAATTTTTTGTTGATACCGCCGATGTAGCAACCATCCGCGATTTAGCCGAAACCGGCATGGTAGACGGTGTTACCACCAACCCATCTCTGGTAGCCAAGGCAGGAGGAGATTTTTTTGCCACGCTGGCCGATATCTGCGCCGCCATTGATGGCCCTGTCAGCGCCGAGGTCACGGCCACCGACACGGAGACTATGGTTGCCGAAGGGCACAAACTAGCCAAAGTTGCCGAGAATATTGCCATCAAAGTGCCCCTTACATGGGAAGGGCTTAAAGCCTGTCGTACGCTTGCCGACGACGGTCATATGGTAAACGTCACGTTATGTTTCAGTGTTGCCCAAGCGCTGTTGGCAGCCAAAGCGGGAGCTAGTTTTATATCGCCCTTTATCGGACGACTGGATGACACCGGGCAAAATGGCATGGCATTGATTGGTGATATTCGCGCCATATACGACAACTACCCCGCTCTTAAAACTGAAATTCTAGCAGCCTCCATTCGCCACACCGATCATGTGCGTGAGGTCGCTCTTGCGGGTGCTGATATTGCCACTCTCCCTCCTGAGGTTTTGCGCACTCTCGCTCATCATCCCTTAACGGATAAAGGGCTTGCCATTTTTCTGGATGACTGGAAAAAAACCGGACAAACTATTCTTTAA
- a CDS encoding RodZ domain-containing protein, which translates to MKKDDQKAPGVIGEALRQAREARGETIDSIAARIHVPSRHLQALECEAWNYLPQRVYTLGFLRCYAAELGLDAEALVAVYRGPGSEERRLKAKLKYNHKFTSEHFVRLNYDSRVRGVPYTLVAAFLTTVIYSGWIFATADKVEWQTFEYPQVSDYSPMVEKDSTNAKTDDVVDDSTDAPPVSGQALALTPSSSLSFSEVSKPKEGKADAILTGRITYPIVLHATGEVWVRVETSTGDVLLNDFLSAGEYFVVSMSDLPAFFSTQDAGALVLEVAGRRLGPAGVVGQIIIDYPLGYDELRTAYPELRKDS; encoded by the coding sequence ATGAAAAAGGATGACCAGAAAGCCCCCGGCGTGATTGGAGAGGCGCTCAGGCAAGCCAGAGAGGCACGCGGGGAGACTATTGATTCTATTGCCGCGCGGATTCATGTGCCCTCTCGTCATTTGCAGGCGCTGGAATGTGAGGCGTGGAATTATCTGCCCCAACGGGTTTACACCCTTGGGTTTTTACGTTGTTACGCTGCTGAGTTGGGTCTTGACGCTGAGGCGCTTGTTGCTGTCTATCGCGGGCCCGGCTCGGAAGAGCGCCGCCTAAAGGCAAAGTTAAAGTATAATCATAAATTCACATCAGAGCATTTCGTACGTCTCAATTATGATAGTCGTGTGAGGGGCGTTCCGTATACTTTAGTGGCGGCGTTTTTGACGACTGTAATTTATAGCGGTTGGATTTTTGCAACGGCCGATAAGGTAGAGTGGCAAACGTTTGAATATCCTCAGGTGAGTGATTACTCGCCGATGGTTGAGAAGGATTCAACAAACGCTAAGACAGATGATGTGGTGGATGATTCAACTGATGCACCCCCTGTTTCCGGTCAGGCGTTGGCCTTAACTCCTTCGTCTTCTCTCTCTTTTTCTGAGGTTTCAAAGCCAAAAGAAGGTAAGGCGGATGCTATCCTAACCGGTCGGATCACCTATCCGATTGTTCTTCACGCTACGGGTGAAGTCTGGGTGCGTGTTGAGACAAGTACGGGTGATGTTTTGTTGAATGATTTTTTGTCTGCTGGAGAGTATTTTGTAGTGTCTATGAGCGACCTGCCTGCTTTTTTTAGTACGCAGGATGCGGGCGCTCTGGTTTTAGAGGTGGCAGGCCGCCGCTTGGGGCCTGCGGGGGTTGTGGGTCAAATTATTATTGACTATCCGTTAGGTTACGATGAGCTACGCACGGCGTACCCTGAGCTCCGCAAGGACTCATAA